The sequence CGTCGACCAGATGCTGGCCGCCGACGGCCGCATCGACGACATGGACGTCTTCCAGCCGCTGCTGTTCTGCATCCAGGTCGCGCTGGCCGACGCCTGGCGGTCGCTGGGGGTCGAGCCGGACGTCGTCGTGGGCCAGAGCGTCGGTGAGTTCGCGGCCTCGCACATCGCCGGCGCACTCGACTTCGAGGACGCCTCCCGCCTGGCCGCGGGCCACGGCAGGCTCCTCCAGCAGCTGGCCGTCGGGCGGGGCGAGGGCATCGTCGTGACGACCGACGCCGACGCGGTCAGGAAGTACCTGACCGGCCGGCTCGCGGTCGCCGGCCGCAACGGCCCGAACTCCACCCTGGTCACCGGCACACCGCAGGAGATCGACACACTGGTCGGGCAGCTCACCGAAGAGGGCATCACGAGCCACCGGGTACGGATGGGCCACGCACCGCACTCGTCGCTGGTCGACCACGTCCTCGACCCGCTGAGGGTCGAACTCGACGGCATCCGGCCCCGGACGACCCGCGTCCCGATGGTCTCGACCGTGACGGGTGAACTGGTCGACGGGGCGGAGCTCGGGCCGGACTACTGGGCGGACAACCTGCGCGGGGAGATCCGCGTCGTGGATGCCCTGACGGCTCTGCGCGACCACGACATCGACGCGGTGATCGAGCTCAGCCCGCATCCCGTACTCCTCAAGTCCGTGGCGGAGATCCTGCCCGCGGCCACGCTGCCCTCGCTCCGGCGGGGCGCCGACGAGGCCCGGACACTGCTCGGCTCGCTCGGCGCGCTGCACGCCGCCGGCCACCCCGTCACGCCCGGCCCGTTCACCGCGGGGGACCGGGGGCGGCACGTCACACCCGGCCGGGGCGACACCGCGCCCGACGACCGGGTGCGTCTTGTCCCGGTCACGGCGCGCACGGCGGACGCGCTGGCCGACACCTGCCGTGAGCTGTCCAGCCACGTCGAACGCGACACGGGCCTGCGGGTCTGCGACCTCGCCTACACGCTCGCGGCCAGGCGCACCCACCACAGCCACCGGATCGCGCTGTTCGCCCGTAACCGTCAGGACGTCCTGGACGGGCTCGCCCGGGTCGCTTCCGGTCAGCCGCACCCCGATGTCGTCACGGGCACCGTCGCCGGCAACACCGACCGGCGGGTGGCGCTGGTGTTCTCCGGCGGCGGCACGCAGTGGGTCGGCATGGGCCGGGAGCTCCTGCGCTCGCACGCCGGATTCCGCGCCTCGATGCAAGCCTGCGACGCCGCCGTGCGAGCGGCGGGCGGCTGCTCGGTGCTCGACGAACTCGCCGCCCCGCCCGACCGGGCCAGGTTCGAGGAAATGGACTTCCAGCAGCCGGTCCTGTTCGCCCTCCAGGTCTCCCTGGCGCAGGTCTGGCTCGGACTCGGCGTCGAACCGACCGCCGTCGTCGGACACAGCCTGGGTGAGGTGGCGGCCGCCTGTGTCGCGGGATCACTGTCGCTGGAGGACGCCGCCCGCGTGGTGGTCGCCCGGTCGCACCTGCTGGAACGGAAGGCCGCCGCGGGTGCCATGATCTCGGTCGACCTGCCGGAGCGGGATCTGCTGCCGAGGATCGCCCCGTACGCCGAGCACGCGGCGATCGCCGTGGTGAACAGCCCCACGAGCGCGGCGGTGTCCGGCACGCCCGACGCCATCGGCGCCCTGGAGGCCGACCTCGCCCGGGACGGCGTCCCGACCAGGCGGATCCGGGTCGAACGGCCCGTGCACAGCCCCGGCATGGACCCCCTGATCGAGCCGCTGCGCGAGAGCATCGCCGGCATCACCCCGCTGGCGAACACCATCGAGTTCCGATCCACGGCACTGGCCGGCACGGTGAACCCGGTCGCCGACGTCGACTACTGGGTGCACAACCTGCGCAACCAGGTCCGGTTCGCCGAGACGATCGGCGCGCTCGTCGACGAAGGCATCGGGACGCTGATCGAGATCGGCCCGCACGAGACGCTGCGCGGCGCGGTCGAGGAGATCGCGCTGACGCGCGGTGCCGAGGTGCACGCGATCAGCTCGCTGCGGCGCGACGAGAGCGACGTCCGCTGCCTGCTGGAGGCCGCCGCTTCGCTGTACGTCAGGGGGCTCCCACTGACCTACGACTCGCTGTTCGACGACGACGTCGAGGTCGTGGAGACGCCGCTCGTCCAGTGGCAGAAGGAGCGCTACTGGCTGGACACCGCACCCGAGCCCGGCACCGCGCCGGTCCGGGCTGCCGCCGCGGGCGCGACCGCGCAGGCACCGGACCACGAGCCGGTGGCGGCGCCCGTGGCCGCACCCGTGGAGAGCAGGCCGCTGGAGGACGTCGTCCTCGGCGAGATCGCCGACGCGCTCGGCGTACCGGCCGCCCGATTCCACGAAGGCGCCGCCCTCAGGGACTTCGGCCTGGACTCGATGCTGGCGATACGCCTCATCAACAGGCTCCAGGCACTCTTCGGGCAGCGGGTGTCGCCGGTGGTGTTCCTGGACGGCCGCTCCATATCCGAGGTGGTCGACCACATCGTCACGACGATCGGCCGCCCGCCCGCGGCCCCGGCCGCCGGGCCCGGTACGGCCGAGCCGGAGCGGCCGGCCGCCCGGCCGGAACCGGCCCGGACCGCGCGGCTGCCCGGCGAGGCGGTGCCCGTACCGGCTCGAAGGCCCCGGGACAGGCCGGCCGGCACCTTCCTCGACGATCTGCCCGAGCTCGACGCCGAGGAGCTGCTGGAGGAGCTGGCAGCGCGCGGGCTCCTGGACCCGACCGACGCGCCGGCGGCCGAGCAGCTCCGCGCCGACAGTCTCGGTCTCGAACTGGCACCCGCGTCACACGGCCAGACGTCCCTGTGGTTCATGCAGCAGGTCGACCCAGACGCCGTCCCCTACAACTTCATGGTGACCGCCCGGATCCGGGCCGCGGTGGACGAGGAGGCGCTCCAGGACGCCGTACGGGCCGTGGTGGAGCGCCACCCCGCCCTGCGCACCCTCTTCGTCGAGGCCGGCGGCAGCCCGGTCCAGGTCATCCTGGACGAACCGGTCTACGAGTT comes from Streptomyces sp. Mut1 and encodes:
- a CDS encoding polyketide synthase, with the protein product MHATSDFLLSRIADVMDLPRDTVDRWAPMHQYGLDSLKLSTISASLSEFLGRKVPLTWMWQYPTVDALARALVDGPRAADPAPGSGERRVAAHEPIAIVGIGCRFPGGPDPTSFWQLLSEGRDAVGPVPAARRELLGDAVRWGGFIDDIDRFDPLFFGISPREAVQMDPQQRLVLELAWEALEDAGVAPHSLVGSDTGVFMASCWGDYAALAHYRGPDARITPHTATGMHDGIIANRVSYALGLQGPSMAIDAACAGSLVSVHVGCQSIWMGESELVLAGGVNLSFVSDYYTAMAQMGALAPDGRCKSFDARADGYVRGEGAGVVLLAPLSVALERDLPVYCLIKGSSSNNDGLSNGMTAPNPQAQELMLRNAYRRAGIAPSLVDYIECHGSATPLGDPIEANAIGAVLGGDRTEPLRLGSVKSNVGHLEAAAGIVGLVKLALSIRNGVLPPSLHYAAPNPQIMFDAYNLTVQDRLTPWPRRSDARRAGVSSFGFGGAICHVAVEELPRPETSLLLLAEDSGQALAARARALRDDNDLRAVCARTPGDGGFRLAAAARDMTELRAQLDAFTAGTAMDGLSVGEPAGRGPRVAFLFSGNGSQWLGMGRQLLAGMPVFRRSMTRSDKRMRKLLGFSLVDQMLAADGRIDDMDVFQPLLFCIQVALADAWRSLGVEPDVVVGQSVGEFAASHIAGALDFEDASRLAAGHGRLLQQLAVGRGEGIVVTTDADAVRKYLTGRLAVAGRNGPNSTLVTGTPQEIDTLVGQLTEEGITSHRVRMGHAPHSSLVDHVLDPLRVELDGIRPRTTRVPMVSTVTGELVDGAELGPDYWADNLRGEIRVVDALTALRDHDIDAVIELSPHPVLLKSVAEILPAATLPSLRRGADEARTLLGSLGALHAAGHPVTPGPFTAGDRGRHVTPGRGDTAPDDRVRLVPVTARTADALADTCRELSSHVERDTGLRVCDLAYTLAARRTHHSHRIALFARNRQDVLDGLARVASGQPHPDVVTGTVAGNTDRRVALVFSGGGTQWVGMGRELLRSHAGFRASMQACDAAVRAAGGCSVLDELAAPPDRARFEEMDFQQPVLFALQVSLAQVWLGLGVEPTAVVGHSLGEVAAACVAGSLSLEDAARVVVARSHLLERKAAAGAMISVDLPERDLLPRIAPYAEHAAIAVVNSPTSAAVSGTPDAIGALEADLARDGVPTRRIRVERPVHSPGMDPLIEPLRESIAGITPLANTIEFRSTALAGTVNPVADVDYWVHNLRNQVRFAETIGALVDEGIGTLIEIGPHETLRGAVEEIALTRGAEVHAISSLRRDESDVRCLLEAAASLYVRGLPLTYDSLFDDDVEVVETPLVQWQKERYWLDTAPEPGTAPVRAAAAGATAQAPDHEPVAAPVAAPVESRPLEDVVLGEIADALGVPAARFHEGAALRDFGLDSMLAIRLINRLQALFGQRVSPVVFLDGRSISEVVDHIVTTIGRPPAAPAAGPGTAEPERPAARPEPARTARLPGEAVPVPARRPRDRPAGTFLDDLPELDAEELLEELAARGLLDPTDAPAAEQLRADSLGLELAPASHGQTSLWFMQQVDPDAVPYNFMVTARIRAAVDEEALQDAVRAVVERHPALRTLFVEAGGSPVQVILDEPVYEFTVVDSTDLDDEQAREELAEYGHLPLDLDNGPLVRVVLMNRGPADHYLLVLVHHIASDAASADVMIRELQEFYGGVDPARSAPVAPYTEFVAAEREWLAGPAAGAALEWWSRKLADPPPHLDLSAKERPPGVTYEGRDLTFRWSAEESMLLREFAVREGVSVSTVVLAGFFATLNRAALVEDSVLATAIAQRGEPGWESAVGYYLNTVLVRAEPSGERSFRDLLSEVHTFSLGLLEHMDYPLDLLASHLKPARAEGRSPWFDVVVNWLSSDAFPRSVKLFHGVGSTIAPGSALPLEPLPVRRHLAKFDLEISMADIDGEVAGHIQYKPSYLERQTVTALLALFRTVLFDSIAQPGLPLREIAPSGRPEGADK